A window of Acropora muricata isolate sample 2 chromosome 3, ASM3666990v1, whole genome shotgun sequence contains these coding sequences:
- the LOC136911422 gene encoding MAP/microtubule affinity-regulating kinase 4-like, whose protein sequence is MTTYPTMSLLREAGFVSISSSMTIEELDCEKQGYKLTKTVLGSGAYAKVKLAYVTENKLEKEKRLSNDLAEKGHNMVAIKIICKKRAPTDYLSKFMPREIDSLNATCRHRNVIQLYETFRSDKKVYLVMEFASRGDLLDYINSRSRRGIGIGEALAKTFFRQLVEGVSHCHRRNVVHRDLKCENILLDADNIVKVSDFGFATRYPNNKCKLLSTFCGSYAYAAPEILMAHHYDGKCADIWSMGIILYAMVCGRLPFNDSNLNSLILQTKGKLAFPTRNFCSQECQHMIRNILTWDPRKRITMAAIFDHVWLSGESTKASSVRPQSQMDGKRINPLLIQKEIEQALEEKRLPMPVSSPLPLKPADKNSPARTPVPKKGWASGTTPEPHTTIKHLYKREGYRFPAKSPAVMEPIEIDSPRLESPFGGTSEPPSSSTPCPRSFTPTCQPKGPKKKELPIKVAEIQTKAGYQCKPMDFSRETFVVMKKAREGTQRTSQTRNGVRDSTNKIWNYVTNLPSSGRESVNSTGLEITVSPVTKTKKSSVTSNLPTMPLNLNAVTPTTPNTEKPGKTAISCRQLKLFSTTRNLRSRQAKPIRSPQTLTNAVQDNANRTEDSRQDTSRIHKPYLASLAIHNSEKTAALRISSTLENMKRYPFVAGKSNVSPGSETGSITKPVLKCGLTKGSTMPENKDRKQVTFNHQSRRSERKRRA, encoded by the exons ATGACTACTTATCCAACTATGAGCCTACTACGAGAGGCAGGCTTCGTATCGATATCTTCCTCAATGACCATAGAAGAGTTAGACTGTGAAAAACAAGGATATAAACTAACAAAGACTGTCTTAGGATCGGGAGCTTATGCAAAAGTCAAGTTGGCATACGTGACGGAAAATAAGTTGGAAAAGGAGAAGAGACTTTCTAACGACTTAGCGGAGAAAGGGCATAACATG GTAGCGATTAAAATTATTTGTAAGAAGAGGGCGCCAACGGATTATCTGTCGAAATTCATGCCGCGAGAAATCGACTCTCTTAACGCTACATGTAGACATCGCAATGTG ATTCAGCTGTACGAGACATTTCGTTCAGACAAAAAAGTATATTTGGTCATGGAATTTGCATCCAGAGGAGACCTGCTGGATTACATCAACTCGCGGTCCAGGAGAGGCATTGGAATAGGAGAGGCGCTCGCAAAAACTTTTTTCAGACAGCTGGTTGAAGGCGTGTCTCATTGCCACCGTAGAAATGTGGTTCATAG GGATCTCAAATGCGAAAATATTCTGCTGGATGCCGACAACATCGTTAAAGTATCAG ATTTTGGATTCGCTAcccgttatccaaacaacaagtgCAAACTGTTGTCTACATTTTGTGGATCTTACGCTTATGCTGCCCCTGAGATTCTTATGGCTCATCATTACGATGGAAAATGCGCTGATATATGGAGCAT GGGTATTATTTTATATGCGATGGTTTGTGGTAGGTTGCCTTTCAACGACAGCAACCTCAACTCACTCATTTTACAGACAAAAGGGAAATTAGCATTTCCAACGCGAAACTTTTGTTCACAAG AGTGTCAGCACATGATTCGCAATATTCTTACATGGGACCCACGCAAGAGAATCACAATGGCTGCAATTTTTGATCACGTGTGGTTATCTGGAGAATCGACGAAA gCTTCTTCCGTTAGGCCACAATCCCAAATGGATGGCAAGCGCATCAACCCCTTGTTGATTCAAAAGGAAATCGAGCAAGCACTCGAGGAAAAAAGGCTTCCCATGCCTGTGTCATCTCCTCTTCCATTGAAGCCAGCTGATAAAAACAGTCCCGCAAGAACGCCAG TTCCGAAGAAAGGCTGGGCCTCAGGGACCACTCCAGAGCCCCACACCACCATTAAGCACCTTTACAAAAGGGAAGGCTACAGGTTCCCTGCAAAGTCCCCTGCAGTGATGGAGCCCATTGAAATCGACAGCCCTCGATTGGAAAGCCCCTTTGGGGGGACTTCAGAACCACCTTCAAGCTCGACACCATGCCCCCGCAGTTTCACACCGACTTGTCAACCCAAGGGGCCTAAAAAGAAGGAACTGCCTATAAAAGTGGCGGAGATTCAAACCAAAGCTGGCTACCAATGCAAACCTATGGATTTTAGCAGAGAAACTTTCGTGGTTATGAAAAAGGCGCGCGAAGGAACGCAACGGACCTCACAGACGAGGAATGGCGTCCGGGATAGCACAAATAAAATATGGAACTACGTCACAAACCTACCGTCCAGTGGTAGAGAGAGTGTGAATTCAACAG GCCTTGAGATAACTGTCTCGCCTGTTACCAAAACAAAGAAGTCTAGTGTGACTAGTAATCTTCCAACAATGCCTCTGAATTTGAACGCTGTCACACCTACAACTCCCAACACAGAAAAGCCAGGCAAAACGGCCATATCTTGTCGACAGCTCAAGCTCTTTTCCACAACGCGGAACTTAAGAAGCAGACAAGCTAAGCCTATCCGGAGTCCGCAAACTCTTACGAACGCTGTTCAAGATAACGCAAATAGAACGGAAGATTCAAGGCAAGATACATCGAGGATTCACAAGCCTTACCTAGCGAGTCTTGCAATCCACAATAGCGAAAAGACAGCAGCTCTTAGAATCTCATCGACATTGGAAAATATGAAGAGATATCCATTCGTTGCTGGGAAAAGCAACGTTTCACCTGGCTCAGAAACCGGCTCCATCACAAAGCCGGTCTTGAAGTGTGGACTTACCAAGGGTAGTACAATGCCCGAAAACAAAGACAGAAAGCAAGTAACATTTAACCACCAATCACGGCGAAGTGAAAGAAAACGAAGAGCATAA